The sequence TTGATGCATAAAATAAAAGGTGCGGAGCTTGTATATGTCATTGATCCCATAGAAGGCAGGGCAGAACAAGTGGCAAGGAAGCTGGGTGTAGAGAAATGGTCACAACATCCAGACGATACCTTTCATGATGAAAGCATCGATGCAGTTATTATTGTTACACCTACAAGTACACATGCAGATATGATAACCCGTGCTGCAAAAGCTGGTAAACAAATATTTGTTGAAAAGCCAATTACACAAACATTAGAAGAAGCTGATAAAGTCATTCGTGTTATTCAAGAGCAACAAGTTGTGTGTCAAGTCGGTTTTATGCGGAGATTTGATCCAGCATATGCCGAAGCAAGACGGAGAATTATTGCTGGGGATATTGGTAGACCCATTTACTTTAAAGGAACAAGCAGAGACGGCAATGTTCCGCATGAAGTATTTATTAAAAACAGCGGTGGTCTTTTTCTTGATGTTGCTATTCATGATTATGATATAGCCCGTTTTTTAATGGATCAAGAAGTTCAAACCATAACTGCGTCAGGGGAAATTTTATTAGAGGAAAATCAGTTTATGGCAAAGTACAATGACATCGATCAAGGATTTTCTTATTTAACATTTGCAAAAGGAGCAACCGGTGATATTGAAACAATGCGAATCGCACCGTACGGTTATGATATTCGCGGAGAAGTAGTAGGAACGGAAGGGGCTATCCAAATCGGTTCCATGCGTTTAACGGATGTTA is a genomic window of Virgibacillus proomii containing:
- a CDS encoding Gfo/Idh/MocA family oxidoreductase gives rise to the protein MRETIRCAVLGLGRLGYWHAENLMHKIKGAELVYVIDPIEGRAEQVARKLGVEKWSQHPDDTFHDESIDAVIIVTPTSTHADMITRAAKAGKQIFVEKPITQTLEEADKVIRVIQEQQVVCQVGFMRRFDPAYAEARRRIIAGDIGRPIYFKGTSRDGNVPHEVFIKNSGGLFLDVAIHDYDIARFLMDQEVQTITASGEILLEENQFMAKYNDIDQGFSYLTFAKGATGDIETMRIAPYGYDIRGEVVGTEGAIQIGSMRLTDVKLLSSNGSTHDLIQGFSSRFRDAYLLEMEHFIEVLQMGKKPTCTEMDGRAALAIALAASESFITGKTITLDEKITKVKEINL